In Nomascus leucogenys isolate Asia chromosome 6, Asia_NLE_v1, whole genome shotgun sequence, one DNA window encodes the following:
- the LOC100592936 gene encoding putative GED domain-containing protein DNM1P34, which yields MPLCSPWQDSKAEENGSDIFMHSMVPQLERQMETTQSLVDSYVAIVNKTWDLMVGLTPKTIMHLMIDSTKEFIFSELLANLYLRGDKNMLMEAQRS from the exons ATGCCTTTGTGTTCTCCATGGCAGGACAGCAAGGCCGAGGAGAATGGCTCCGACATCTTCATGCACTCCATGGTCCCACAGCTGGAGCGGCAAATGGAGACCACCCAGAGCCTGGTGGACTCCTATGTGGCCATTGTCAACAAGACATGGGACCTCATGGTTGGTCTCACGCCCAAGACCATCATGCACCTCATGATCGACAGT ACCAAGGAGTTCATCTTCTCGGAGCTGCTGGCCAACCTGTACTTGCGTGGGGACAAGAACATGCTGATGGAGGCACAGCGGTCATGA